The genomic interval ACCCGCTGGCCGAGCGGGTCGGGAGCGCTGCCGGCATCGATACGGCTTCGCCGGCTCCCGCGGGCCTGGTTCTCGGGGCCGCCTATGCGCTGCTGCGCCGGTTCGCCAGGGAACTGCTGGGGATCGTCGACCCCGCCGGGGCAGCGGAGGCGCTGGGGACGGCACCCGACCGGGGCGAACAGAGGTTGCTCGAAAGCCTCGTCTCCCTCGTCCTGGAGCTTCGCCAGAAGGCGCGCTCCGAACGGCGGTTTGAGGAGGCCGACGAGCTGCGCCGCCGCCTGGGTGAGATGGGGCTTACCGTGGAGGACACCCCCGCGGGGCCCCGGTGGAAGATGCAGCCTTCCGTCCGGGAGCGGATCTCTTGAGCGACCGGCTGGGAACGGCCCTGCTCGCGTACATCGGCGATGCCGTGTTCGGGCTGTTCGTGCGAACCCTGGCGCTCGACCGGCTCTGCCGGACGCCGGGGGCGGCGCCGCCACGCGTTGAAACGGTGCACCGCGAGGTGGAACAGGTGGTCACGGCCGAAGGACAGGCCCGGGTGCTCGGGGCGCTGTTGCCCGTACTCACCGAAGAGGAACAGGACGTGGTGAGGCGCGCCCGCAACGCCAGGGTCCGCCACCGCCCGCGGGGCTCGAACTACCGGGCCTACCGGCGCAGCACCGGCCTCGAGGCCCTGGT from Bacillota bacterium carries:
- a CDS encoding ribonuclease III domain-containing protein, coding for MSDRLGTALLAYIGDAVFGLFVRTLALDRLCRTPGAAPPRVETVHREVEQVVTAEGQARVLGALLPVLTEEEQDVVRRARNARVRHRPRGSNYRAYRRSTGLEALV